From a single Streptomyces sp. NBC_01264 genomic region:
- a CDS encoding carboxyl transferase domain-containing protein, translating to MTTRPSARAAIASATDPGSFTELPAPPGHSAPDGPLGWAGYDDSRARAAQRTGEDESVVTGTARIGGHEATVISFEFGFLGGSLGHRTGDRLEAAYTHARTHRLPLVSLIATGGSRMQEGMLALTQLQRVARQSALTRASGLPQIAVLRDPTTGGGWATLGAGADVILALPGAQVGFAGSRVRPPDADPAAYTAEGQYAAGHVDAVVPAAQLPVTLTAWLRVLAAPRSPEAVEPPAALADVALPATGWDAVRQARHPGRPRAEQYLDAYFELRLHLSGDRAGGTDPGMLCGFGLREGRAVAYAAQCGTATRPAGYRTAARVVRLADRLGIPVLTLVDTPGAANDAAAEHAGAGAAIADVFAALASATVPLTTLLIGEGGSGGALALAAPGNTWVTPDSYFSVIAPELAAAILKRPPESAPATADQLRVRPQDLVALGVARGIVSPAKDAQDAEDA from the coding sequence GTGACGACCCGCCCCTCGGCCCGCGCCGCCATCGCCTCCGCCACCGACCCCGGCAGCTTCACCGAACTCCCCGCCCCACCGGGGCACTCCGCCCCCGACGGCCCCCTCGGCTGGGCCGGCTACGACGACTCCCGTGCCCGCGCCGCGCAGCGGACCGGCGAGGACGAGTCCGTCGTCACCGGCACCGCCCGCATCGGCGGCCACGAAGCCACCGTGATCTCCTTCGAGTTCGGTTTCCTCGGCGGGTCCCTCGGCCACCGCACCGGCGACCGGCTGGAGGCGGCCTACACCCACGCCCGCACCCACCGCCTCCCTTTGGTCTCCCTCATCGCCACCGGCGGATCCCGCATGCAGGAGGGCATGCTCGCGCTGACCCAGCTGCAGCGCGTGGCCCGCCAGTCCGCCCTCACCCGCGCCTCCGGCCTCCCGCAGATCGCCGTCCTGCGCGACCCCACCACCGGCGGCGGCTGGGCCACCCTCGGGGCGGGGGCCGACGTGATCCTCGCGCTGCCCGGGGCGCAGGTCGGGTTCGCCGGGTCCCGGGTGCGGCCGCCGGACGCGGATCCGGCCGCCTACACCGCCGAGGGGCAGTACGCCGCCGGGCACGTGGACGCCGTCGTCCCCGCCGCGCAGCTCCCCGTGACCCTGACGGCCTGGCTCCGGGTGCTCGCCGCGCCCCGCTCCCCCGAGGCCGTGGAACCCCCGGCCGCGCTGGCCGACGTAGCGCTGCCGGCCACGGGGTGGGACGCCGTCCGGCAGGCCCGCCACCCCGGCCGGCCGCGCGCGGAGCAGTACCTGGACGCGTACTTCGAGCTCCGTCTCCACCTCTCCGGGGACCGGGCGGGCGGCACGGACCCCGGGATGCTGTGCGGGTTCGGGCTCCGGGAGGGCCGGGCCGTGGCCTACGCCGCCCAGTGCGGCACCGCCACCCGCCCGGCCGGGTACCGTACGGCGGCCCGCGTCGTCCGGCTCGCGGACCGGCTCGGGATCCCGGTGCTCACCCTCGTGGACACCCCCGGCGCGGCCAACGACGCCGCGGCCGAGCACGCGGGCGCCGGCGCGGCCATCGCCGACGTCTTCGCGGCGCTCGCCTCGGCCACGGTGCCCCTCACCACGCTCCTCATCGGCGAGGGCGGCTCGGGCGGGGCACTCGCCCTGGCGGCGCCGGGCAACACCTGGGTCACCCCGGACAGCTACTTCTCGGTGATCGCTCCCGAACTGGCGGCGGCCATCCTCAAGCGCCCCCCGGAGTCGGCCCCGGCGACGGCGGACCAACTGCGCGTCCGCCCCCAGGACCTGGTCGCCCTGGGCGTCGCCCGCGGCATCGTCTCCCCGGCGAAGGACGCGCAGGATGCGGAGGACGCCTAG